One segment of Primulina tabacum isolate GXHZ01 chromosome 14, ASM2559414v2, whole genome shotgun sequence DNA contains the following:
- the LOC142525599 gene encoding U-box domain-containing protein 52-like: MWLPNSNGSTANIGKGGRNGLVALAIDKDKASQHALKWAIGNLLKKGQTIVLIHVIKRSSSASHGNNHYTNDLNGATNANIQVLDHQTKELFLTFHCFCARKDIQCFDVVLEDTEIVKGITEYLAHAAIENMVLGASRHGFIKRLKMVDIPTCVSKAAPDFCTVYVISKTKISSVRNASRLAPFTSPLKIQIIQMQEQACGDMFIDLHPKRLPSMKARRTASKVAVADTDIFKSPLLRGKGYTGKLLRELTESDTDISFISSDRPSTDRMSSVISDGIDSGRICRVSTSSESSFGSMRSGTEFSMSSIESDDVESEMKRLKLELQKTMDMYSTACREALTAKQKAVELRQWRVDEERRLEEARVAEAAGRLIAEEERAEYKAALEKAQAAQRVAEMESKKRVDAEMKALQEAEENEKVVTISTLRYRRYSIEEIEEATEYFTESRKIGEGGYGPVYKCYLDHTLVAVKVLRPDAAQGRSQFQKEVEVLSCMRHPNLVLLLGACPEYGCLVYEYMGNGSLDDCLFRRGTTRALSWPFRFKIAAEIATALHFLHQTKPEPLVHRDLKPGNILLDQNYVSKIGDVGLARLVPPNAADGVTQYRMTSTAGTFSYIDPEYQQTGMLGVKSDVYSLGIVLLQILTSKPAMGLAHQAGQAIEKGTLAEMLDSSVPDWPLEEASSLATMAVKCAELRRKDRPDLGKVVLPELNKLREFAEENMAHFLVAGAAAPCPNHSCTSKNLEIKSDPHVHFQHSDPIARSTSTSLPGKLSTETTE, from the exons ATGTGGCTTCCGAATTCGAATGGGAGTACTGCTAATATCGGGAAGGGTGGGCGAAATGGCCTGGTTGCATTAGCCATAGATAAGGATAAAGCGAGCCAACATGCACTCAAATGGGCAATTGGGAATCTCCTTAAAAAAGGCCAAACCATCGTATTGATTCATGTCATCAAGAGATCGTCATCAGCTTCAC ATGGTAATAACCATTACACTAATGATCTCAATGGTGCCACAAATGCCAACATTCAAGTTCTTGACCATCAAACCAAAGAGTTGTTCCTCACCTTCCACTGCTTTTGTGCTCGAAAAGAT ATACAATGCTTTGATGTAGTGCTAGAGGACACCGAAATAGTTAAAGGCATAACAGAGTACCTCGCACATGCTGCAATCGAAAACATGGTTCTTGGTGCATCCCGCCATGGATTTATCAA GCGGTTGAAAATGGTAGACATTCCTACTTGTGTATCGAAAGCGGCACCAGATTTCTGCACTGTTTATGTTATCTCGAAAACGAAGATCTCGTCTGTGAGGAATGCTTCTCGTCTCGCACCATTCACTTCCCCacttaaaattcaaattattcaaATGCAAGAGCAGGCTTGTGGTgatatgttcattgatttgcaTCCGAAGCGTCTGCCTAGTATGAAAG CAAGGAGGACAGCAAGCAAGGTTGCAGTTGCAGACACTGATATATTCAA GTCACCATTATTAAGAGGAAAAGGGTACACTGGGAAGTTGCTCAGGGAActcacagaatccgatactgaCATATCATTCATAAGCTCCGATAGGCCAAGCACGGATCGAATGTCTAGTGTAATATCCGATGGCATAGATTCTGGTAGAATATGTCGAGTGTCGACCAGCTCAGAAAGTAGTTTTGGATCAATGCGCTCGGGCACTGAATTTTCAATGTCCTCCATTGAAAGT GATGAtgtggaatctgagatgaaaagGCTGAAGCTTGAGCTGCAGAAAACCATGGACATGTATAGCACGGCATGTCGGGAAGCTTTAACGGCAAAACAAAAG GCTGTGGAGCTTCGCCAATGGAGAGTAGACGAAGAACGAAGACTAGAAGAAGCTCGGGTAGCAGAGGCAGCAGGACGACTGATTGCTGAAGAAGAGAGAGCTGAGTACAAAGCGGCATTGGAGAAGGCTCAAGCTGCTCAGAGAGTTGCTGAAATGGAATCCAAAAAGAGAGTCGATGCCGAAATGAAAGCCCTTCAAGAAGCTGAAGAGAATGAGAAGGTAGTGACCATATCGACATTGAGATACAGAAGATACAGCATTGAAGAAATTGAAGAGGCAACAGAGTATTTCACGGAGTCGCGTAAAATTGGTGAAGGTGGATATGGACCAGTCTACAAGTGTTACCTTGATCATACACTGGTGGCGGTTAAGGTCTTACGCCCCGATGCTGCCCAAGGAAGATCACAATTTCAGAAAGAG GTTGAAGTTCTTAGTTGTATGAGACATCCAAATTTGGTTCTACTCCTTGGAGCATGTCCTGAATACGGTTGTCTAGTATACGAATACATGGGAAACGGTAGCTTGGACGATTGTCTCTTCAGGAGAGGAACTACCCGTGCCCTTTCATGGCCGTTTCGTTTCAAAATCGCGGCGGAGATAGCCACAGCCCTACACTTTCTTCACCAGACGAAGCCCGAGCCTTTAGTACATCGTGATCTCAAACCGGGGAACATTCTTCTCGACCAGAACTACGTTAGCAAAATCGGCGATGTTGGACTGGCAAGACTCGTCCCGCCTAACGCAGCCGATGGTGTAACACAATACCGAATGACATCAACAGCCGGAACATTCAGCTACATCGATCCCGAATATCAACAAACCGGCATGCTCGGGGTGAAATCCGACGTCTATTCTCTTGGGATCGTGCTTCTACAAATATTGACGTCAAAACCGGCGATGGGTTTAGCTCATCAAGCGGGCCAGGCTATTGAGAAGGGGACGTTAGCCGAGATGCTCGATTCGTCTGTCCCTGATTGGCCTCTTGAAGAGGCCTCATCCTTGGCAACGATGGCTGTAAAATGTGCAGAACTGAGGAGGAAAGATAGACCAGACTTGGGCAAGGTCGTCTTGCCGGAGCTTAATAAATTGAGGGAATTTGCTGAAGAAAACATGGCACATTTTCTTGTGGCCGGGGCtgctgctccatgcccaaatcACAGCTGTACTTCCAAGAATTTG GAAATCAAGAGCGATCCTCATGTGCATTTTCAGCATAGCGATCCAATTGCCCGTTCTACTTCAACGTCTCTACCTGGGAAGCTATCTACAG AAACTACCGAATGA